In uncultured Methanobacterium sp., a genomic segment contains:
- a CDS encoding glycosyltransferase family 39 protein — MYLKLREYVRDHDSLVFGVILVFLVTLIAYYRVQIQIEIGPIWDTFDFLSNAMYFAGQGFGYTDLTRPPFFPFLTSLIFRLGVVSESVIFYLDASFLVFGAVGLYLFLRMKFDAMESFLGSLLFSTFPVVVLFTGVGLTDIPSVSLSIWALYATVLAVKKNPLFFYISFPLAMLAFLTRYPAGFIIFPIFFYLVINRHEVSLKNMIGGILLSLLPGLIVLLFFYNQFGNPLGPFSSFYGSTQKAGSTTYVYYHPDPLYFLKHILSYIGVGGMIIILGLVISAFVGLVTRFNDIKLKFKQYSVPEMALHTKIKVLMLFLLFSLFIITFARTHYFISEIIFLVFCFVLFYTLRNSNIKDLDIHLFFVSWFMAFLIFHSVYTVKDDRYFITMTPALTYFLILGFSQIKKFWALESKYKNMIYNIFAVILVFMMLVAAAVYIPGIYDHESKNVVDLNDIKMASQWLEINDPQYFDKNISSDQWPYFSWYLKTNVKQVQLFNSNKDYENNLNRDNATYFLTDTEGLNLTNYQLIKQFGYVTIYKRQ; from the coding sequence TTGTATCTGAAATTAAGAGAATATGTCAGGGATCATGATTCATTGGTTTTTGGTGTAATTTTAGTTTTTCTTGTAACTTTAATTGCATATTACAGGGTTCAGATCCAAATAGAAATCGGCCCAATCTGGGATACTTTTGATTTCCTATCCAATGCCATGTACTTTGCTGGACAGGGATTTGGATACACAGATCTGACCAGACCCCCCTTTTTCCCATTTCTAACATCACTCATCTTCCGATTAGGTGTGGTATCTGAATCAGTGATATTTTATTTAGATGCCTCATTTTTAGTATTCGGTGCTGTTGGATTATATTTATTTTTGCGAATGAAATTTGATGCCATGGAAAGCTTTTTAGGTAGTTTGCTCTTCAGCACTTTTCCAGTGGTTGTTTTGTTCACCGGAGTTGGACTTACAGATATTCCCAGTGTGTCTTTATCCATCTGGGCATTGTATGCCACTGTTTTAGCAGTTAAAAAGAATCCACTATTTTTTTACATTTCTTTTCCACTAGCCATGTTAGCTTTTTTAACCAGATATCCTGCAGGATTCATTATTTTCCCCATATTTTTCTATCTAGTAATCAATCGCCATGAAGTGTCCCTTAAAAACATGATTGGGGGAATATTATTGTCTTTATTACCTGGTTTGATTGTTCTTTTATTCTTTTACAATCAATTTGGCAATCCTCTGGGTCCATTTTCTTCATTTTATGGCTCAACCCAGAAAGCAGGGTCAACTACATATGTATATTACCATCCAGACCCCCTTTATTTCCTAAAACATATTTTATCCTATATTGGGGTGGGAGGGATGATCATTATCTTAGGGTTAGTGATTAGTGCTTTCGTTGGTTTGGTAACCAGATTTAATGATATTAAATTAAAGTTTAAACAATATAGTGTTCCTGAAATGGCACTTCATACAAAAATAAAGGTTTTAATGCTGTTTTTATTGTTTTCATTGTTTATTATAACCTTTGCAAGGACTCATTACTTCATCAGTGAGATCATCTTTCTGGTTTTTTGTTTTGTTTTGTTTTATACTCTGAGAAATAGCAATATTAAGGATTTGGACATTCATCTTTTCTTTGTATCATGGTTTATGGCATTTTTAATATTCCACAGTGTTTACACGGTTAAAGATGATCGTTACTTCATCACAATGACCCCCGCTTTAACATATTTTTTAATATTAGGTTTTAGCCAAATTAAAAAATTTTGGGCATTGGAAAGTAAGTATAAAAACATGATATATAATATATTTGCAGTTATACTGGTATTTATGATGCTCGTAGCAGCTGCTGTTTATATACCTGGGATATATGATCATGAATCTAAAAATGTGGTTGATTTAAATGATATTAAAATGGCCAGTCAATGGCTTGAAATTAATGATCCCCAATACTTTGATAAAAACATATCCTCGGATCAATGGCCTTACTTCAGCTGGTATTTAAAGACAAATGTCAAGCAAGTACAATTATTTAACAGTAACAAGGATTATGAAAACAATTTAAACAGAGACAATGCCACTTATTTTTTGACTGATACTGAAGGGTTAAATTTAACTAATTATCAGTTAATAAAACAGTTTGGATATGTAACAATTTACAAAAGACAGTAA
- the yjjX gene encoding inosine/xanthosine triphosphatase, with amino-acid sequence MKVVVGSKNPVKLKATRNVLKKIYPQMGVQTKHVDSGVPDQPIGLEVTIQGAINRAKNAYSEEFDLSVGIESGLLEVPHSITGYLDLQWCAIYDGDKTTLGVSAGFEYPPLVIEKVLEGMEVGDVMDQVTGIDRLGQKTGAVSHLSRGLLDRTGNTEQCVLMAMIPRINEDVYFD; translated from the coding sequence ATGAAGGTTGTAGTAGGATCCAAAAATCCGGTGAAGTTAAAAGCCACCCGTAATGTTTTGAAAAAAATATATCCTCAAATGGGTGTGCAGACAAAACACGTGGATTCGGGTGTGCCGGACCAGCCCATAGGATTAGAAGTTACCATTCAAGGAGCAATTAACCGAGCTAAAAATGCATATTCTGAAGAATTTGATCTTTCAGTGGGCATTGAATCCGGTCTTTTAGAGGTACCCCACAGTATAACTGGTTACCTGGATCTGCAATGGTGTGCCATCTATGATGGTGATAAAACCACCCTTGGAGTTAGTGCTGGTTTTGAATACCCTCCACTGGTCATAGAAAAGGTCCTGGAAGGTATGGAAGTGGGGGATGTTATGGATCAGGTTACCGGTATTGACCGTTTGGGACAGAAGACTGGTGCAGTAAGTCACCTCAGCCGGGGGTTACTGGACCGTACAGGGAATACTGAGCAGTGTGTGTTAATGGCAATGATACCCCGGATAAATGAAGATGTTTACTTTGACTAG
- a CDS encoding phosphopantetheine adenylyltransferase — protein MKNKKYRKVAVGGTFDKFHEGHRLLIEKAFQIADIVLIGVTSDEFGGVKGEIEPCNVRMSNLNQLLEEHSNYTISRLDDPYGVTIDDESVNAIVVSPETEPTAFKINQIRLEKGMKPLDIITISMVLADDGKPISSTRIRRGEIDQVGTLIKKVER, from the coding sequence ATGAAAAATAAAAAATATCGTAAAGTGGCAGTTGGAGGCACTTTCGACAAATTCCATGAAGGACACAGATTGTTAATAGAAAAAGCATTCCAAATAGCAGATATTGTGCTAATTGGGGTCACTTCCGATGAATTTGGGGGTGTTAAGGGAGAAATAGAACCCTGTAATGTTAGAATGTCCAACCTCAACCAGCTACTGGAAGAGCATTCAAATTATACCATATCCCGTCTGGATGATCCCTATGGGGTCACTATTGATGATGAATCAGTTAATGCCATTGTGGTGAGTCCTGAAACTGAACCAACAGCGTTTAAAATTAACCAGATACGTCTGGAGAAGGGGATGAAACCTCTGGACATAATCACCATAAGCATGGTCCTGGCAGATGATGGTAAACCTATATCATCCACCCGTATACGCAGGGGTGAGATAGATCAGGTGGGAACTTTAATTAAAAAGGTTGAAAGGTAA
- a CDS encoding radical SAM protein: MLLEHNVVVKDPLKIGLRFASCYPNLYRSAMSSLGFHIIYDLLNHQEDVYCERVVYPYGKSLETGSPLKDFDVVGFSLQYEQDYSHVLEMLRKGGLKLRKENRSSDDPLVIAGGPCASSNPLPMSPFIDLFLVGDGEVILPDFLDKLGELDNPRREIDELLDVEGVYIPGNNVNLVQVEDMRDAWRPVRQIVPETDNKELIPAFGKSFLLEVSRGCARGCRFCMAGCLYRPRREVDIKTIIQTAEEGKQATGLEKIALIGGAVSDYSRIEDLCRELLDRDFQVTTPSLRIESISRDLLESLTESGLRTITIAPESTWRLRQVVNKPITDEDIRQTMETAFDLNLNVKLYFLVGLPTETRGDLEDLVDLVRDLQVMAPHRDSLRISVNPFIPKPHTPFQWTGFNLKDIKTRVNFLKKELKNRHFKVENPNKALVQYILSVGGTELSSIIEESSQRKVPLGEWKKLTPQLNLGADLPWNEINVNINDEFLEDEYKKALKGDLTPWCETFGCYNCGSCH; the protein is encoded by the coding sequence ATGCTCCTGGAACACAATGTGGTGGTGAAGGATCCACTGAAAATTGGACTTCGCTTCGCATCATGCTACCCTAACTTATACCGCAGCGCCATGTCTTCACTGGGTTTCCATATAATCTACGACCTCTTAAACCACCAGGAAGATGTTTACTGTGAAAGAGTGGTTTACCCTTATGGTAAGAGCCTGGAGACTGGTTCACCCCTGAAGGATTTTGATGTGGTGGGTTTCTCCCTCCAGTATGAACAGGATTATTCCCATGTACTGGAAATGCTCAGGAAAGGTGGTTTAAAACTCCGAAAGGAGAATAGAAGTTCAGATGATCCTCTGGTAATAGCGGGTGGTCCCTGTGCCAGTTCCAACCCATTACCCATGAGCCCTTTTATTGATCTTTTCCTGGTGGGAGATGGTGAGGTCATTCTACCTGATTTTCTGGATAAGCTTGGTGAACTGGATAATCCACGTAGGGAAATTGATGAACTTCTGGATGTGGAAGGAGTTTACATTCCAGGCAATAATGTGAACCTGGTCCAGGTGGAGGATATGCGTGATGCCTGGCGTCCAGTTCGCCAGATTGTCCCGGAAACTGATAATAAAGAGTTGATTCCTGCCTTTGGAAAATCATTCCTCCTGGAAGTTTCCAGGGGATGTGCTCGGGGTTGTCGTTTCTGCATGGCAGGATGTCTTTACCGCCCCCGGAGAGAAGTTGATATTAAAACCATTATCCAGACTGCAGAAGAGGGAAAACAGGCCACTGGTCTGGAAAAGATTGCACTCATTGGTGGGGCTGTTTCAGATTACTCTCGCATCGAAGATTTGTGCCGTGAACTTCTAGATCGTGACTTCCAGGTTACCACCCCCTCCCTGCGTATTGAATCCATATCCAGGGACCTACTGGAAAGTTTAACTGAAAGTGGACTTAGGACCATTACCATTGCCCCTGAATCCACCTGGAGACTCAGACAGGTGGTGAATAAACCAATCACTGATGAGGATATCAGGCAAACCATGGAAACTGCCTTCGATTTGAACTTGAATGTTAAGCTATATTTCCTGGTAGGACTCCCCACGGAAACACGTGGTGACCTGGAAGACTTGGTGGATCTGGTGAGGGACCTGCAAGTTATGGCTCCTCATCGGGATTCACTCCGGATAAGTGTAAACCCATTCATACCAAAGCCCCACACACCCTTCCAGTGGACAGGCTTCAACCTGAAGGACATCAAAACCAGGGTGAACTTCCTGAAGAAAGAATTGAAAAACAGGCATTTCAAGGTGGAAAATCCCAATAAAGCACTGGTACAATACATCCTGTCAGTGGGAGGCACTGAACTATCCAGTATCATTGAAGAATCATCCCAGAGAAAGGTTCCACTCGGTGAATGGAAGAAATTAACACCACAATTAAACCTTGGTGCTGATCTTCCCTGGAATGAGATAAATGTGAATATAAATGATGAATTTCTGGAAGATGAATATAAAAAGGCATTGAAAGGTGATTTAACCCCCTGGTGTGAAACTTTCGGTTGTTATAACTGTGGATCGTGCCATTAA
- a CDS encoding amino acid permease: MAYLKRELGLFDVINLVIGTIVGADIYIAAAFGAGYLGPSSIFAWLIAGLMAITIALCFAECSSLLPRVGGPYAYAKEAFGDFTGFMVGWSLLIASWSAIAVFPLAFVSYLLFFYPAMPQWLQVLVKIFFVLFLTIINYFGVKEAGKANDILTILKLAPILLFTLFGIVYFLLNPGLFLSNFTPLAPMGFGGMGSALVLIFWAYVGFELVTVPSDEIKDAKKTIPRAIILGMSIITLFYLVTNLVILGSVPWVQLSTSTAPLSLAGSALLGGLGAILLTFGALFSISGSDEAGILSSARIPYAMAGDGLLPRIFARVHPEYGTPYVALYVQSAVTLIAAIFGNISQLIIISVFTLLFCYLITCLAVFPLKKKYTGGINLPWVIPVVGVIISIYMMTQCNFNQIIVGLLFLVLGIPVFIKYSPGKEIASVRKDIELGRGLFSRWLRARDRFLAHFLRHLGDLIRKLVALKK; the protein is encoded by the coding sequence ATGGCTTATCTAAAAAGAGAACTGGGACTTTTTGATGTGATAAACCTGGTTATTGGAACCATTGTTGGTGCAGATATCTACATCGCAGCAGCCTTTGGAGCCGGTTACCTGGGGCCTTCATCCATATTTGCCTGGTTAATCGCAGGTTTAATGGCAATTACCATTGCCCTATGTTTTGCAGAATGCTCTTCTCTCCTACCCAGAGTAGGTGGCCCATATGCCTATGCCAAAGAAGCATTCGGAGATTTCACAGGTTTCATGGTGGGATGGTCACTACTAATCGCATCATGGAGTGCAATTGCAGTTTTTCCCCTAGCATTCGTTTCATACCTTTTATTCTTCTATCCTGCTATGCCCCAGTGGTTACAGGTACTGGTTAAAATCTTTTTCGTCCTTTTTTTAACCATAATAAATTATTTTGGTGTTAAAGAAGCTGGAAAAGCCAATGATATTTTAACCATTCTAAAACTGGCACCAATACTGCTTTTCACCCTTTTCGGTATTGTATATTTCCTCTTAAACCCTGGTTTATTCCTTTCTAATTTCACACCACTGGCACCAATGGGCTTTGGAGGAATGGGCAGCGCTTTGGTACTTATATTCTGGGCATATGTTGGTTTTGAACTGGTAACTGTTCCCTCTGATGAGATTAAAGATGCTAAAAAAACCATTCCACGGGCCATAATCCTGGGGATGAGTATCATCACCCTTTTCTATCTGGTCACCAACCTGGTTATCTTAGGATCAGTACCATGGGTACAACTGAGTACCAGCACTGCACCATTATCATTAGCTGGAAGTGCATTATTAGGTGGGTTGGGTGCGATATTATTAACATTCGGAGCTTTATTTTCAATTTCAGGTTCTGATGAGGCAGGTATATTATCATCCGCCCGTATTCCCTATGCCATGGCAGGAGATGGACTTTTACCCCGTATATTTGCTCGGGTTCATCCTGAATATGGCACTCCCTATGTTGCACTTTACGTGCAGAGTGCAGTCACCCTTATTGCTGCAATTTTTGGTAATATCAGCCAGCTTATCATAATATCTGTGTTCACCCTTCTTTTCTGCTACCTGATAACCTGCCTGGCTGTTTTTCCCCTTAAAAAGAAATACACAGGAGGTATTAACCTACCATGGGTGATTCCGGTGGTCGGAGTGATTATTTCAATTTACATGATGACCCAATGTAACTTCAACCAGATAATTGTTGGATTGTTGTTTTTAGTTTTGGGAATACCGGTTTTCATTAAATATTCTCCGGGTAAAGAGATAGCCTCTGTTCGGAAAGATATTGAACTGGGAAGGGGTCTTTTCTCTCGCTGGCTGAGGGCTCGTGACAGGTTCCTGGCACACTTTCTAAGGCATCTTGGTGATTTAATCCGGAAACTAGTAGCATTGAAAAAGTGA
- the gntC gene encoding guanitoxin biosynthesis PLP-dependent (S)-gamma-hydroxy-L-arginine cyclodehydratase GntC yields the protein MMKPAKRVESIDLSGIRKMFDMVGEESINLALGEPDFDTPSYIREAVKEALDEGFTHYTGNTGIMELREAICHKLKTDNHIKTSPESIIVTVGASGALYSSINALIEEGSEVIIPDPGFVAYDACVKLSGGRSVPAPLKDENDFRMLPEDVLEQVTPRTRAIIINSPNNPTGAVLEKEDIKGLADIADDHDLILISDEIYDKIIYEKEHYSPASYSDNVITINGFSKTYAMTGFRIGYLAVPPSLMEAVLKVHQYSVTCATSISQKAALAALQGPQDSVTKMRDEFKRRRDLVVGRLRGMGIECNLPHGAFYVLPSIENPEQFVEEALKKDVVLVPGSSFGQYGEGHFRISYAASYEDLVEAMDRLESIDY from the coding sequence ATCATGAAACCTGCTAAAAGAGTAGAGTCCATTGATCTATCGGGAATACGGAAAATGTTCGACATGGTGGGAGAAGAATCCATCAACCTGGCACTGGGCGAACCTGACTTTGACACACCATCATATATCCGCGAAGCAGTTAAAGAAGCACTGGATGAGGGTTTCACACATTACACCGGGAACACCGGGATCATGGAATTAAGGGAAGCCATCTGCCATAAATTAAAGACAGACAACCACATCAAAACATCCCCTGAATCAATTATAGTTACTGTTGGAGCTAGTGGGGCACTTTATTCCAGTATCAATGCACTTATCGAGGAAGGAAGTGAAGTTATCATTCCTGATCCTGGTTTCGTAGCTTATGATGCCTGTGTGAAGCTCAGTGGAGGTAGATCAGTACCAGCACCCCTTAAGGATGAAAATGATTTCAGGATGCTACCGGAAGATGTGCTGGAACAGGTCACACCCCGTACCAGGGCTATTATAATCAATTCACCTAACAATCCTACCGGTGCCGTGCTGGAAAAGGAAGATATTAAGGGCCTGGCTGATATTGCCGATGACCATGACCTGATCCTTATTTCCGATGAGATATATGATAAGATCATCTATGAAAAGGAACATTACAGCCCGGCAAGCTATTCTGATAATGTTATAACCATTAATGGATTTTCCAAAACTTATGCCATGACTGGTTTCCGTATTGGATACCTTGCAGTACCACCCAGCCTAATGGAAGCTGTTTTAAAGGTACATCAATACAGTGTCACCTGTGCAACTTCCATATCCCAAAAAGCTGCTTTAGCAGCCCTTCAGGGACCGCAGGATAGTGTAACGAAAATGAGGGATGAATTTAAAAGGAGAAGGGATCTGGTGGTGGGAAGACTGCGCGGCATGGGAATAGAATGTAATCTTCCACACGGAGCCTTTTACGTGCTTCCTTCCATTGAAAATCCAGAGCAATTTGTGGAAGAAGCCCTTAAAAAAGATGTGGTTCTGGTTCCTGGTTCTTCCTTTGGCCAGTATGGTGAAGGTCACTTCCGTATATCATATGCAGCATCCTACGAGGATCTGGTGGAAGCCATGGACCGCCTGGAATCCATTGATTATTAA
- a CDS encoding 4Fe-4S binding protein, whose translation MKSETSTVLKKELLDKCKNLGISMVGFAPVERWENPPEELPQHFSNWIPRDFWPQSIYPEARTVVVIGLPVQLPIVETAPSIYYHELYETVNILLDEKAYEIANFLTQKGYPSIFLPRDGYGDIEVLLKKPLSFFSHKHAAFLAGLGSFGLNNVLLTPEYGPRVRFTSIFTTLKLEGSKISGDDLCTRCLSCAQNCPVNAIKSEHKTGNNFPPIINKIKCATRSRKLRKEYRSPCGICIKVCPVGEDRKVFNRNETSMYTRKEGFEKYHQAWEHVRRYGSMK comes from the coding sequence ATGAAATCTGAAACTTCCACAGTTTTAAAAAAAGAGCTTCTGGATAAGTGTAAGAACCTCGGAATATCGATGGTGGGTTTTGCACCGGTGGAAAGGTGGGAAAATCCCCCAGAAGAACTTCCACAGCATTTTTCCAATTGGATACCCAGAGATTTCTGGCCCCAGTCCATTTACCCTGAGGCCCGGACTGTGGTGGTGATTGGTTTACCAGTTCAACTGCCCATAGTGGAAACTGCCCCATCTATCTATTATCATGAACTCTATGAGACTGTGAACATCCTGCTGGATGAGAAGGCATACGAAATAGCTAATTTCCTTACCCAGAAGGGTTATCCCTCTATTTTCCTTCCTAGGGATGGTTATGGTGATATTGAAGTGCTCCTGAAAAAACCATTGTCATTTTTTTCCCATAAACACGCCGCATTCCTGGCAGGTCTTGGATCATTTGGATTGAATAACGTTCTGCTCACACCAGAATATGGACCCAGGGTGCGTTTTACCAGTATATTCACCACCCTCAAGCTGGAGGGAAGCAAGATTTCTGGTGATGATCTGTGCACCCGCTGTTTGTCCTGTGCCCAGAACTGCCCGGTAAATGCCATAAAATCAGAGCATAAAACTGGAAATAATTTCCCACCCATAATAAACAAGATAAAATGTGCAACCCGCAGCAGGAAACTGCGAAAAGAATACCGTTCCCCCTGTGGCATCTGCATCAAAGTCTGCCCGGTGGGTGAAGATAGAAAGGTGTTTAATAGGAACGAAACATCCATGTACACCCGTAAGGAGGGTTTTGAAAAGTATCATCAAGCCTGGGAGCATGTGCGCCGTTATGGTAGTATGAAATGA
- a CDS encoding PLP-dependent aminotransferase family protein — MNYHFARRMNKIPRSFVREILKVTDDDDMISFAGGLPNPQSFPVEAINNATSKVLTEDGDKVLQYSTTEGYRKLREFIAQRYQRQGMEVEVEDILITNGSQQCLDLVGKVFLDRNDGVIMERPTYLAAIQAFGLYEPKFHSVPLLDDGADTAILEKILENENIKLFYTVSSFQNPTGITYSESKRKKVAEIMAEHETLLVEDNPYGEIRFMGEDIPPIKSHSPDSILFGTFSKIVSPGMRMGWIVAPLEVMDKLVTAKQASDLHSNYFTQRVVYQYLQDNNVDQHIQSIKQLYKSQRDHMVHSIRKYFPEGVKHTSPQGGMFLWVTLPEGTSAMELFELAMEENVAFVPGETFYTENPEKNTMRLNFSNSSVEEIEEGIKRLGNAIKKLNI, encoded by the coding sequence ATGAATTACCATTTTGCTCGTCGTATGAATAAAATACCAAGGTCTTTTGTCAGGGAAATTTTGAAGGTTACCGATGATGATGACATGATTTCATTTGCTGGTGGACTTCCCAATCCACAGTCCTTCCCGGTGGAAGCCATTAACAATGCCACATCCAAGGTTCTAACTGAAGACGGGGATAAAGTTCTCCAGTACAGCACCACCGAAGGTTATCGCAAGTTAAGGGAATTCATAGCCCAACGGTACCAAAGACAGGGCATGGAAGTTGAAGTTGAAGATATTCTGATAACCAATGGATCCCAGCAGTGCCTGGATCTGGTGGGGAAGGTTTTCCTGGACCGCAATGATGGTGTGATCATGGAAAGACCCACCTATCTGGCGGCAATACAGGCATTTGGATTGTACGAACCAAAATTTCATTCTGTACCTTTACTGGATGATGGAGCAGACACAGCCATCCTGGAGAAGATCCTGGAAAACGAGAATATCAAACTGTTCTACACTGTGAGTAGTTTCCAGAACCCCACTGGTATAACCTACTCTGAAAGTAAAAGGAAAAAAGTTGCAGAAATAATGGCAGAACACGAGACCCTCCTGGTTGAAGACAACCCTTACGGTGAGATACGATTCATGGGGGAAGATATACCCCCTATCAAGTCCCATTCACCGGATTCAATTCTCTTCGGAACTTTCTCCAAGATCGTCTCCCCTGGGATGAGAATGGGCTGGATTGTGGCTCCCCTGGAAGTTATGGATAAACTGGTCACTGCCAAACAGGCCTCGGATCTTCACTCCAACTACTTCACCCAGAGGGTGGTTTACCAGTACCTCCAAGATAACAACGTGGACCAGCATATTCAGAGCATAAAACAATTATACAAGTCCCAGAGAGACCATATGGTCCACTCCATCAGGAAGTACTTCCCAGAGGGAGTTAAACACACATCTCCCCAGGGCGGGATGTTCCTGTGGGTCACTCTACCAGAGGGCACATCTGCAATGGAACTGTTTGAACTGGCAATGGAAGAAAATGTTGCATTTGTACCTGGAGAAACATTCTACACTGAAAATCCTGAAAAGAATACAATGAGGCTGAATTTTTCCAATTCAAGTGTAGAAGAAATTGAAGAAGGGATTAAAAGGTTGGGAAATGCCATTAAAAAGTTGAATATTTAA
- a CDS encoding isoprenylcysteine carboxylmethyltransferase family protein gives MPPSTTKRIKSPGLNQYGKRGLVVNFFFIILSLPVLFVSAGTIFWINGWVYFGFILAYEIIYILILMRINPGLLNERGKFVKEDTKPFDKVYVVLYLPLSYLILIISGLDAVRYLWSTMPLWISLLGVVLIVLSFYLSFWAISVNSYFECTVRIQKGQKVCKSGPYQLVRHPGYVAGIVSVLAAPLILGSWWGLVPSTIIAIMFIIRTALEDKTLQKELSGYREYAQTTRYRLIPLIW, from the coding sequence ATGCCCCCATCAACAACTAAACGGATTAAATCCCCTGGATTAAATCAGTATGGGAAAAGGGGTTTGGTTGTGAATTTCTTTTTTATTATCCTTTCTTTACCTGTGCTTTTTGTATCTGCAGGTACCATTTTCTGGATAAATGGATGGGTATATTTCGGATTTATTTTGGCTTATGAGATTATTTACATCCTGATTTTAATGAGAATAAACCCAGGATTACTTAACGAACGGGGAAAGTTTGTTAAAGAAGATACCAAACCATTTGATAAGGTTTATGTGGTTCTTTATTTACCATTGTCCTATTTGATCCTGATTATCTCCGGGCTTGATGCAGTACGCTACCTGTGGTCTACCATGCCCCTCTGGATCAGTCTTTTAGGTGTGGTACTGATTGTACTCTCATTTTACTTATCTTTCTGGGCGATATCAGTTAATTCATACTTTGAGTGCACGGTTAGAATTCAGAAAGGACAGAAGGTTTGTAAATCTGGCCCTTACCAACTGGTTAGACATCCAGGATATGTTGCAGGGATTGTCTCAGTACTAGCAGCCCCACTCATACTGGGATCATGGTGGGGGCTGGTGCCCAGTACCATAATAGCCATCATGTTCATTATTCGCACGGCATTGGAAGATAAGACCCTCCAGAAAGAGTTATCAGGGTATAGGGAGTACGCTCAAACAACCCGTTACCGTTTGATACCACTAATCTGGTAA
- a CDS encoding DNA-3-methyladenine glycosylase, which yields MYQSTFNIKAKAPFDFDLSCRIFASGDKTIKRYANNRFWQAFTIKDKTILLYIESVGSVDDPELKVSVESEEELSQDILNSVPPTVYRIFNIGLDLHPFYEQVKSDPVLAPIIGRLYGLKNPSTPTLFEALVDSIIEQQISLKAAHSIENRLIKYVNRSVHLYGQDYYSYPSPEDLARLDLEELRNCGLSSRKAEYIRDLSIKIINKNVDLQSLQKMSTTSEMMEELIKIRGIGVWTAEMALLRGLCQLDAIPADDISLQRVIGNFYGADEKISSEKIREIASSWGKWKGLASYYLIVADLMNISI from the coding sequence ATGTATCAATCAACTTTCAATATAAAGGCTAAAGCACCCTTTGATTTTGATCTTAGTTGCAGGATATTTGCCAGTGGGGATAAAACTATAAAAAGGTATGCCAATAATCGCTTCTGGCAGGCTTTCACCATTAAAGATAAAACAATACTCCTGTACATCGAATCTGTGGGATCAGTTGATGATCCTGAACTTAAGGTTAGTGTGGAATCAGAGGAGGAACTCTCTCAGGATATTTTAAATTCTGTTCCACCTACTGTTTACAGGATTTTTAACATTGGATTGGATCTTCACCCTTTCTATGAGCAGGTAAAATCAGATCCGGTTTTAGCACCTATCATTGGCAGACTTTACGGTCTTAAAAATCCTTCCACACCCACCCTATTTGAGGCACTGGTGGATTCCATCATAGAACAGCAGATATCTCTCAAAGCAGCACATAGTATAGAAAACCGTTTGATAAAATATGTGAATAGGTCAGTTCATCTTTATGGTCAGGATTATTATTCCTACCCTTCACCAGAAGATTTGGCCCGTTTAGATCTTGAAGAACTTCGAAACTGTGGTCTGAGTTCTAGGAAGGCAGAGTATATTCGTGATTTATCCATAAAAATAATAAACAAAAATGTGGACCTGCAATCACTTCAAAAAATGAGTACCACTTCAGAAATGATGGAAGAACTGATTAAAATCAGAGGTATTGGCGTTTGGACCGCCGAAATGGCACTACTTAGGGGATTGTGCCAACTAGATGCTATTCCTGCCGATGATATCAGCCTGCAGAGAGTTATTGGCAATTTTTACGGTGCGGATGAAAAGATATCATCTGAAAAAATCAGGGAAATTGCCAGTTCCTGGGGAAAATGGAAGGGATTGGCGAGTTATTATTTGATTGTGGCCGATTTAATGAACATTTCCATTTAA